A portion of the Polaribacter cellanae genome contains these proteins:
- the cdaA gene encoding diadenylate cyclase CdaA produces MFDFIEFSLLDVLDILLVATLLYYIYKLLKGTVAINIVIGIAFIFLIWKITQALKMEMLSGILGYLLSGGVIALIIVFQQEIRKFLLMIGTTNFTNKRSFLKQLKFLQTEISSEIDTDVILEACKKMSKTKTGALIVIERTNALDFLINTGDTMNALVNEAILQSVFYKNSPLHDGALIIRDNYIVATRVILPISDSTKIPARFGLRHRAAIGVSEKTDAVCVLVSEETGEISYIKDGEFVLYKDFEELNDKMKKDFM; encoded by the coding sequence ATGTTCGATTTTATTGAGTTTTCTTTATTAGATGTATTAGATATTTTGTTGGTAGCAACGCTACTTTATTATATTTACAAACTTTTAAAAGGAACTGTCGCCATTAATATTGTTATAGGAATTGCGTTTATTTTTTTAATCTGGAAAATTACACAAGCTCTAAAAATGGAGATGCTAAGTGGTATTTTAGGCTATTTACTTTCTGGTGGGGTTATTGCTTTAATCATTGTTTTTCAGCAAGAAATACGAAAATTTTTATTAATGATTGGTACCACAAATTTTACCAATAAACGGAGTTTTTTAAAACAATTAAAATTCTTACAAACAGAAATTAGTTCCGAAATAGATACAGACGTAATTTTAGAAGCTTGTAAAAAAATGTCGAAAACAAAAACAGGTGCTTTAATTGTTATTGAAAGAACAAATGCTTTAGATTTTTTAATAAATACTGGCGATACTATGAATGCTCTAGTTAATGAAGCCATCTTACAAAGTGTTTTTTATAAAAATAGTCCTTTACACGATGGTGCTTTAATTATTAGAGACAATTATATTGTGGCAACCAGAGTTATTTTACCAATTTCTGACAGCACCAAGATTCCTGCAAGGTTTGGTTTAAGACATAGAGCAGCAATTGGCGTTTCAGAAAAAACAGATGCAGTTTGTGTGTTAGTTTCTGAAGAAACAGGAGAAATTTCTTATATAAAAGATGGCGAATTTGTGCTTTATAAAGATTTTGAAGAGTTAAATGATAAAATGAAAAAAGACTTTATGTAG
- a CDS encoding M14 family metallopeptidase: MKNLLLLTLLILAFSCKNSSKSEVDFTTQFEKSKGKETPEYKDVISYYEDLANEYSEISMFSFGQTDAGEPLHLVVYNKEGIFNVKEITNSKKNSILINNGIHPGESDGIDASMMLLRDIVQNDSLKKKYKNSLIAVIPVYNIGGALNRNSHTRANQNGPLEYGFRGNARNFDLNRDFIKQDTKNAAAFAEIFHTVNPDIFIDNHVSNGADYQYAITHLFTQHNKLGGNLGSFLENEMRPQMEKSLKEKNIIITPYVNVWGNTPEAGFSQFFDSPRYSTGYTTLFNTLGLMVETHMLKPYKIRVEQTYELLFSALDFGENNSEKIKDFRSKSVEEILSKKTYPITYKVDRENPTTLQFKGYEATIIDSKVTNGKRLFYDTKKPFTKEVNYYNNFLADKEIAIPKAYILPQGWHKVIDRFEINNIKFTQFEKDTTISVEVHRIADYKTRTSAYEGHYLHYNTKVEKSTKEMKFRKGDLYIPTHQNGVRYLLETLEAEATDSFFNWNFFDTILQKKEGYSAYVFEDIAEKLLAENTDIKKAFNKKMKSDETFAKNPRMQLDFVYKNSPYYEPAHLVLPIFKVF; the protein is encoded by the coding sequence ATGAAAAATCTACTACTTCTAACTTTACTAATTCTTGCTTTTTCTTGTAAAAATTCATCTAAAAGTGAAGTTGATTTTACAACGCAATTCGAAAAATCAAAAGGAAAAGAAACCCCAGAATACAAAGACGTAATTTCTTATTATGAAGATTTGGCAAACGAATATTCAGAAATTTCTATGTTTTCATTTGGGCAAACAGATGCTGGTGAACCATTACATTTAGTGGTTTACAATAAAGAAGGTATTTTTAATGTGAAAGAAATTACAAATTCTAAGAAAAACAGCATTTTAATAAATAACGGAATTCACCCAGGAGAATCAGATGGAATTGATGCTTCCATGATGTTGCTTAGAGACATTGTGCAGAATGATTCTTTAAAGAAAAAGTATAAAAACTCTTTAATTGCTGTAATTCCTGTGTATAATATTGGTGGCGCTTTAAATAGAAATTCACACACGAGAGCAAACCAAAATGGCCCCTTAGAATATGGTTTTCGAGGAAATGCAAGGAATTTCGATTTAAATAGAGATTTTATCAAGCAAGACACCAAAAATGCGGCTGCTTTTGCTGAAATTTTTCACACAGTAAATCCTGATATTTTTATAGACAATCATGTGAGTAATGGTGCAGATTATCAATATGCAATTACACATTTATTTACACAGCACAACAAATTAGGTGGCAATTTAGGGTCTTTTTTAGAAAATGAAATGCGTCCTCAAATGGAAAAATCTCTGAAAGAAAAAAATATTATAATTACACCTTACGTAAATGTTTGGGGCAATACTCCTGAAGCTGGCTTTTCTCAGTTTTTCGATTCTCCAAGATATTCAACTGGTTATACAACTTTGTTTAATACATTGGGTTTAATGGTGGAAACACATATGTTAAAACCCTATAAAATTAGAGTAGAACAAACCTACGAATTGTTATTTTCTGCATTGGATTTTGGAGAAAATAATTCAGAAAAAATTAAAGATTTTCGCTCCAAATCTGTTGAAGAAATTTTGTCTAAAAAAACATATCCTATTACGTATAAAGTGGATAGAGAAAACCCGACCACTTTACAATTTAAAGGGTATGAAGCAACAATAATTGATAGTAAAGTAACCAATGGTAAACGTCTTTTTTACGACACAAAAAAACCGTTTACAAAAGAAGTAAATTATTACAACAATTTTCTCGCTGATAAAGAAATTGCCATTCCGAAAGCCTATATTTTACCACAAGGTTGGCACAAAGTAATTGATAGATTTGAAATAAATAATATTAAATTTACACAGTTCGAAAAAGATACCACAATCTCTGTGGAAGTACATCGCATTGCAGATTATAAAACAAGAACTTCTGCTTACGAAGGTCACTATTTACATTATAATACAAAAGTTGAAAAGTCGACAAAAGAAATGAAGTTCAGAAAAGGAGATTTATACATTCCAACCCACCAAAATGGCGTTCGTTATTTGTTAGAAACATTGGAAGCAGAAGCGACTGACTCCTTTTTTAATTGGAACTTTTTCGATACCATTTTACAGAAGAAAGAAGGCTATTCTGCCTACGTTTTTGAAGATATTGCAGAAAAATTATTAGCAGAAAATACTGATATAAAAAAGGCTTTTAATAAGAAGATGAAAAGTGATGAAACTTTCGCAAAAAACCCAAGAATGCAGTTAGATTTTGTGTATAAGAATTCACCTTACTACGAACCTGCACATTTAGTTTTACCCATTTTTAAAGTATTTTAA
- a CDS encoding transposase, with protein MSEQSKGRNYLFSPKGRLGLMFLKHYANCSDRKLIEQLNSNLDYQFFCDIELGFERLTNYKIVSQIRCELAEKLDINSIEKILFNSWKNEIENPNQIVMDATCYESEVRYPSIQKLLWESVHWLYNQLRKTCSILGVKMIRSKYIKWKKRYQGFSKMRRKTKSKRISLTRGLLNLLSKFINFEKELSENHNIEFIALYYKRINTIQRIYKQQKDHFDTGEKIKDRIVSIQKDYIRPIVRGKEVKPVEFGAKVNKVQIDGISFIEHINFNAFHEGNRFIQTVQKAQGLTRKKVKIAGADKIYATNKNRKHCSSKNIETDFIPKGKKPKNHKEKKQLRAIIAKERATRLEGSFGKDKEYYHLRKIKAKTKKNEILWIFFGIHTGNALEIGRRKIAKTAQQVV; from the coding sequence ATTTCTGAACAATCAAAAGGGAGAAACTATCTTTTTAGTCCTAAAGGAAGACTAGGTTTAATGTTTTTAAAACATTATGCTAATTGTTCAGATAGAAAATTGATTGAGCAACTAAACTCGAATTTAGACTATCAATTTTTCTGTGATATAGAACTAGGTTTTGAACGCTTAACAAACTATAAAATAGTGAGCCAAATACGTTGTGAATTAGCAGAGAAACTCGATATTAATTCCATAGAAAAAATTCTATTCAACTCTTGGAAAAACGAAATTGAAAACCCCAATCAAATTGTAATGGATGCTACTTGTTATGAAAGTGAAGTTCGTTACCCTAGCATCCAAAAATTACTTTGGGAGTCGGTTCATTGGTTGTACAATCAATTACGTAAAACCTGCTCTATATTAGGGGTTAAAATGATTAGAAGTAAATATATCAAGTGGAAAAAACGTTATCAAGGATTTAGTAAAATGCGAAGAAAAACCAAGTCGAAACGTATTTCATTAACCCGAGGTTTACTCAATCTGTTAAGTAAATTTATCAACTTTGAAAAAGAGTTGTCAGAAAATCACAATATTGAGTTTATAGCTTTGTATTATAAGCGAATAAATACAATTCAAAGGATTTACAAACAACAAAAAGATCATTTTGATACAGGAGAAAAAATCAAAGATAGAATTGTAAGCATTCAAAAGGATTATATTCGTCCTATTGTTCGAGGAAAGGAAGTAAAACCTGTTGAATTTGGAGCAAAAGTTAACAAAGTTCAAATTGATGGAATTAGCTTTATCGAACATATTAACTTTAATGCATTTCATGAAGGAAATCGTTTTATTCAAACAGTCCAAAAAGCACAAGGATTAACTCGAAAAAAAGTAAAAATAGCTGGAGCAGATAAAATTTATGCCACCAATAAAAATAGAAAACACTGTAGTTCTAAGAACATAGAAACAGACTTTATCCCCAAGGGAAAAAAGCCGAAAAATCATAAAGAAAAAAAGCAACTTAGAGCTATTATCGCAAAAGAAAGAGCTACAAGATTAGAAGGTTCTTTTGGAAAGGATAAAGAATATTATCACTTACGAAAAATAAAAGCCAAAACTAAAAAGAATGAAATTCTATGGATATTCTTTGGAATACACACAGGGAATGCTCTTGAAATTGGCCGAAGAAAAATAGCTAAAACAGCACAACAAGTAGTCTAA
- the folP gene encoding dihydropteroate synthase, with protein MTINCKGNLVDVSSPKVMGILNITPDSFFDGGKYKNEADILNQTEKMLLEGATFIDIGAYSSRPGATHISETQELQRILPIINLLIKKIPEIIISVDTFRSKIAKESVENGVAIINDISGGKMDANMFKTVAKLQVPYILMHMLGTPQNMQKNPVYKDVTQEIISFFAEQIYKLHQLKLNDIIIDVGFGFGKTVAHNFEILKNLDLFKSLNAPILAGISRKSMLYKTLDISAQEALNATTSANTIALLNGANILRVHDVKEAVEAVKIVNQISP; from the coding sequence ATGACCATAAATTGCAAGGGAAATTTAGTGGATGTATCATCACCAAAAGTAATGGGAATTTTAAATATTACCCCAGATTCTTTTTTCGATGGTGGAAAATATAAAAACGAAGCAGATATTCTAAATCAGACTGAAAAAATGCTTTTGGAAGGTGCTACTTTTATTGATATTGGTGCCTATTCTTCTAGACCTGGCGCTACTCATATTTCTGAAACACAAGAGTTGCAAAGGATTTTACCTATTATTAATTTATTGATAAAAAAAATCCCTGAAATTATTATTTCTGTCGATACTTTTAGAAGTAAAATTGCCAAAGAAAGTGTAGAAAATGGGGTGGCAATTATAAACGATATTTCTGGCGGAAAAATGGATGCAAATATGTTTAAAACTGTTGCGAAATTGCAAGTTCCATATATTTTAATGCATATGTTGGGCACTCCACAAAACATGCAAAAAAATCCCGTTTATAAAGATGTAACCCAAGAAATTATTTCTTTTTTTGCAGAGCAAATCTATAAATTACATCAATTAAAACTAAACGATATTATAATTGATGTTGGTTTTGGTTTCGGAAAAACAGTTGCTCATAATTTTGAAATTTTGAAGAATTTAGACCTTTTTAAAAGTTTAAATGCACCAATTTTAGCAGGAATTTCACGTAAATCGATGTTGTATAAAACATTGGATATATCTGCACAAGAAGCTTTAAATGCCACTACTTCTGCAAATACAATTGCGCTTTTAAATGGCGCTAATATTTTACGTGTGCACGATGTAAAAGAAGCTGTTGAGGCTGTTAAAATTGTGAATCAGATTTCACCTTGA
- the coaD gene encoding pantetheine-phosphate adenylyltransferase, which produces MKRAIFPGSFDPITLGHFDIIARGVTLFDELIIAIGVNSDKKYMFTLEERKKFIEECFKHNPKIKVVTYKGLTVDFCQKNNVDFILRGLRNPADFEFEKAIAHTNRDLAPIETVFLLTAASTSYISSSIVRDVIRNHGDYTKLVPKPVRVK; this is translated from the coding sequence ATGAAAAGAGCAATTTTTCCAGGATCTTTTGATCCTATTACATTAGGGCATTTTGATATTATAGCAAGAGGAGTTACGCTTTTCGACGAATTAATTATTGCCATTGGTGTAAATTCCGATAAAAAATACATGTTCACTTTAGAGGAACGCAAAAAATTTATCGAGGAATGCTTTAAGCACAATCCAAAAATAAAAGTGGTTACTTACAAAGGGTTAACAGTGGATTTCTGTCAGAAAAACAACGTCGATTTTATTTTAAGAGGACTTAGAAATCCGGCAGATTTTGAGTTTGAAAAAGCAATCGCACATACAAATAGAGATTTAGCACCCATTGAAACCGTCTTTTTATTAACGGCTGCAAGTACTTCTTATATTTCTTCTTCCATTGTTAGAGATGTTATTAGAAATCATGGAGATTACACCAAATTAGTTCCAAAACCTGTTCGTGTAAAATAA
- a CDS encoding D-alanine--D-alanine ligase yields the protein MKKNIAIVMGGYSSEVNISLKSGNVVYKHLNKEKYNSFRVHILKEKWVALNENNQEYPIDKNDFSFILYGNKINFDCVFNAIHGAPGENGQLLAYFNLLNLKHTSAPFYQMALTFNKRDTLSVVKAYGIKTATAIFLNKGDKIDENSIIKKVGLPCFIKPNNAGSSYGISKVYDKEAILPAIEKAYAEDSEILIESFLDGKEVSVGVIQYKGKTKVLPITEIVSENDFFDYEAKYEGKSQEITPARISSEEKENVEKVAKRVYEILNMSGFSRAEYIFVNNEPYFLEINTVPGLTEESILPQQAQVAGISLSELFDNSIQEALNK from the coding sequence ATGAAGAAAAATATTGCCATTGTAATGGGTGGTTATTCATCCGAAGTTAACATTTCACTAAAAAGCGGTAATGTTGTTTATAAGCATCTTAACAAAGAGAAATACAATTCTTTTAGAGTACATATTCTAAAAGAAAAATGGGTTGCTTTAAATGAAAATAATCAGGAATACCCAATTGATAAAAACGATTTTTCGTTTATTTTATATGGAAATAAAATTAATTTCGATTGTGTTTTTAACGCTATTCATGGGGCTCCAGGAGAAAATGGCCAATTATTAGCCTATTTTAATTTGCTGAATTTAAAACACACTTCTGCCCCATTTTATCAAATGGCATTAACGTTTAATAAGCGCGATACTTTAAGTGTTGTAAAAGCATATGGTATTAAAACTGCCACTGCTATTTTCTTAAATAAAGGCGATAAAATTGACGAGAATTCCATCATAAAAAAAGTGGGTTTACCATGTTTTATAAAACCAAATAATGCTGGTTCCAGTTACGGAATTTCTAAAGTTTACGATAAAGAAGCGATTTTACCAGCAATTGAAAAAGCATATGCAGAAGATTCAGAAATTTTAATTGAGTCTTTTTTAGACGGAAAAGAAGTTTCTGTGGGTGTTATTCAATATAAAGGAAAAACAAAAGTTTTACCAATTACAGAAATTGTTTCAGAAAACGATTTTTTCGATTATGAAGCAAAATACGAAGGAAAATCTCAAGAAATTACGCCTGCAAGAATTTCTTCCGAAGAAAAAGAAAACGTAGAAAAAGTTGCCAAAAGGGTTTATGAGATTTTAAACATGTCTGGCTTTTCGAGAGCAGAATATATTTTCGTGAATAACGAACCGTATTTCTTAGAAATAAACACAGTGCCTGGTTTAACCGAAGAAAGTATTTTACCTCAACAAGCGCAAGTGGCAGGAATTTCTTTGTCTGAATTATTTGATAATTCAATTCAGGAAGCATTAAATAAATAA
- a CDS encoding ExbD/TolR family protein, producing the protein MSRKQSPEINAGSMADIAFLLLIFFLVTTTMNVDAGIARKIPPKEEIPSDILVNERNILEVNINKNNEIFADGRTIPLSELKQIAIDFIDNGGGLDINKKSCDWCEGAKLKTSSDHPTKAIISIKTDRITNYETYIATLDILNSAYLHLRNKLSVKLFDRNYESLLEDFKKTNYSNKNLKDKIKLIREKYPLLLSDAEINN; encoded by the coding sequence ATGAGTAGAAAACAATCTCCAGAAATTAACGCTGGTTCCATGGCAGACATCGCATTTTTATTATTAATTTTTTTCTTGGTTACCACAACCATGAATGTAGATGCAGGAATTGCAAGAAAAATTCCTCCAAAAGAAGAAATTCCGTCAGACATTCTTGTAAACGAAAGAAATATTTTAGAGGTAAACATTAACAAAAACAACGAAATTTTTGCAGATGGGAGAACAATTCCATTGAGTGAATTGAAACAAATTGCCATCGATTTTATAGACAATGGTGGTGGACTGGACATCAACAAAAAAAGTTGCGATTGGTGTGAAGGCGCTAAGTTAAAAACCTCTTCAGATCATCCAACAAAAGCAATTATTTCGATAAAAACAGACAGAATAACAAATTACGAAACCTACATTGCTACTTTAGATATTTTAAATTCTGCGTATTTGCATTTAAGAAATAAATTATCTGTAAAACTATTTGATCGTAATTACGAGAGCTTATTAGAAGATTTTAAGAAAACGAATTATAGCAATAAAAATCTTAAAGATAAAATAAAACTGATTCGTGAAAAATATCCTTTATTATTATCTGATGCAGAAATAAATAATTGA
- a CDS encoding RluA family pseudouridine synthase translates to MQEEQNQDLEKEELYEHYNFVASEGQEPLRVDKFLMNFIENATRNKVQQAAKAGNVLVNDVAVKSNHKVKPKDVVRVVLAYPPAENLLVAEDIPLDIIYEDDTVIVVNKPAGMVVHPGHGNYSGTLVNGLIYHIENLPTNSNERPGLVHRIDKDTSGLLVVAKTEFAMAHLSKQFFDRTTERLYYALVWGNIEEDEGSIEGNIGRSLKNRLQMDVFPNGDFGKHAVTHFKVLERLTYVTLVQCKLETGRTHQIRAHFKHIGHTLFNDERYGGNAILKGTTFTKYKQFVHNCFKVLPRQALHAKTLGFTHPKTGEFMQFNSDVPKDMLDCLEKWRTYSENSKEEFE, encoded by the coding sequence GTGCAGGAAGAACAGAATCAAGATTTAGAGAAAGAAGAGTTGTACGAGCATTATAATTTTGTTGCTAGTGAAGGGCAAGAACCTTTACGAGTAGATAAATTTTTAATGAACTTTATCGAAAACGCCACCAGAAATAAGGTACAACAAGCTGCAAAAGCTGGGAACGTTTTAGTGAATGATGTTGCTGTAAAATCGAACCATAAAGTAAAACCAAAAGATGTTGTTAGAGTTGTTTTGGCATACCCACCAGCAGAAAACTTGTTGGTTGCAGAAGATATTCCTTTAGATATTATTTATGAAGACGATACTGTAATTGTTGTAAATAAACCAGCAGGAATGGTGGTGCATCCAGGTCATGGAAACTACTCTGGAACTTTGGTAAATGGTTTGATTTATCATATAGAAAATTTACCTACAAATTCTAATGAACGCCCAGGTTTAGTGCACAGGATTGATAAAGATACTAGTGGTTTATTAGTCGTCGCAAAAACAGAGTTTGCAATGGCGCATTTGTCGAAACAATTTTTCGACAGAACCACAGAGCGTTTGTATTATGCTTTAGTTTGGGGAAATATAGAGGAAGATGAAGGCAGTATTGAAGGAAATATTGGTAGAAGTTTAAAAAATCGTTTGCAAATGGATGTTTTTCCAAATGGCGATTTTGGAAAACATGCAGTTACGCACTTTAAAGTATTAGAAAGATTAACCTACGTTACTTTGGTGCAATGTAAATTGGAAACTGGAAGAACACATCAAATTAGAGCGCATTTTAAACATATTGGTCATACACTTTTTAATGACGAACGTTATGGAGGAAATGCAATTTTAAAAGGAACAACATTTACAAAATACAAGCAGTTTGTACATAATTGTTTTAAAGTATTGCCAAGACAAGCTTTACATGCAAAAACGTTAGGGTTTACGCATCCAAAAACGGGAGAATTTATGCAATTTAATTCTGACGTTCCTAAAGATATGTTAGATTGTTTAGAAAAATGGAGAACGTATTCCGAGAATTCTAAGGAGGAGTTTGAGTAG
- a CDS encoding PASTA domain-containing protein: MSVFQFIKSKSFFIQIVIAVVGLLLFVFILKFWLGVTTNHDQKIQVPDLQKMSLEEVDRKLKEMNLDFKIIDSASYNPDYPKKSVIEQTPQAGDFVKEKRKIYLTLNPSKYRDVTIPDLNGRTKRQASSQLRAIGLNVGTNFTYVNDIGKDVVRGLRHNGKILNEGDKLPLNSIVDLVLGDGNGR; encoded by the coding sequence ATGAGTGTTTTTCAGTTTATAAAAAGTAAATCTTTTTTTATTCAAATTGTAATTGCTGTAGTTGGTTTATTATTATTTGTTTTCATATTAAAATTTTGGTTGGGCGTTACTACAAATCACGATCAGAAAATACAGGTTCCAGACTTGCAAAAAATGTCTTTGGAAGAAGTAGATAGAAAATTAAAAGAAATGAACTTAGATTTTAAAATAATCGATAGCGCAAGTTACAACCCCGATTATCCAAAAAAATCGGTGATTGAACAAACGCCGCAAGCAGGAGATTTTGTAAAAGAAAAACGTAAAATATACCTAACACTAAACCCTTCTAAATATAGAGATGTAACCATTCCAGATTTAAACGGACGTACAAAAAGACAAGCTTCTTCTCAGTTGAGAGCCATAGGTTTAAACGTTGGTACGAATTTTACCTACGTAAATGATATTGGTAAAGATGTGGTTCGTGGTTTGCGACACAATGGAAAAATTTTAAATGAAGGCGATAAATTACCGCTAAATTCTATTGTAGATTTGGTTTTGGGTGATGGAAATGGGCGTTAA